A genomic region of Desulfocurvibacter africanus subsp. africanus DSM 2603 contains the following coding sequences:
- a CDS encoding carbon starvation protein A produces MTLFFACVASLIIGYAIYGKVIERIFGIDSERKTPAYTMQDGVDFTPMAKWKLIFIQVLDIAGIGPIFGPILGALYGPAALIWIVIGGIFAGAVHDYFSGMLSIRNRGENMPDVVGRYMGMPARHLMRVFAMVLLLLVGVVFVLAPAKLLTELTGVQTGILVAAIFGYYFLATILPIDKLIGRLYPLFGMLLLVMTISVAVALFASDHSILPNTDFLANVHPKTLPIWPLLFITLSCGAISGFHCTQSPLMARCCKNECEGRSVFYGAMIIESIIALVWATVGMSFYDNPEALQAVIASGSPSAVVSEASRALLGTLGGALSIIAVVILPITSGDTAFRSARLIVADALKLNQRPVAKRLYVAVPLFIIGYIISTQNFSMIWRYFGFANQCLSAMMLWTAAVYLARHAKLHWIASLPATFMTAVVVTFILNAQIGFNLPYNVSVIAGIVAAIATMLAFMLKYGMNRVPMAEEVLASDSADA; encoded by the coding sequence ATGACACTATTTTTCGCGTGCGTAGCCTCGCTGATCATCGGCTACGCCATTTACGGCAAAGTGATCGAGAGGATCTTCGGCATCGATTCGGAGCGGAAGACGCCTGCCTACACCATGCAGGATGGCGTGGATTTCACGCCCATGGCCAAGTGGAAGCTCATCTTCATCCAGGTCCTGGACATCGCCGGCATCGGGCCCATCTTCGGCCCCATTCTCGGCGCGCTCTACGGCCCCGCTGCCCTGATTTGGATCGTCATCGGCGGCATCTTCGCCGGCGCGGTGCACGACTACTTCAGCGGCATGCTGTCCATCCGCAACAGGGGCGAGAACATGCCCGATGTCGTGGGTCGGTACATGGGCATGCCGGCCCGCCATCTCATGCGCGTGTTCGCCATGGTCTTGCTGCTCCTGGTGGGCGTGGTCTTCGTGCTCGCTCCGGCCAAGCTGCTGACGGAGCTTACCGGCGTGCAGACCGGCATCTTGGTGGCGGCCATCTTCGGCTACTACTTCCTGGCCACCATCCTGCCCATCGACAAGCTCATCGGCCGCCTGTATCCGCTGTTCGGCATGCTTCTGCTGGTCATGACCATCTCCGTGGCCGTGGCCCTGTTCGCCAGCGACCATTCCATCCTGCCCAACACCGATTTCTTGGCCAACGTCCACCCCAAGACGCTGCCCATCTGGCCGCTCCTGTTCATCACCTTGTCCTGCGGCGCCATCAGCGGCTTCCACTGCACCCAGTCGCCGCTCATGGCCCGCTGCTGCAAGAACGAGTGTGAAGGCCGCTCGGTCTTCTACGGCGCCATGATCATCGAGAGCATCATCGCTCTCGTCTGGGCCACCGTGGGCATGTCCTTCTACGACAACCCCGAGGCGCTCCAGGCCGTCATCGCTTCCGGCAGCCCCTCGGCCGTGGTCTCCGAGGCCTCCCGCGCCCTGCTGGGCACCCTGGGCGGCGCACTGTCCATCATTGCCGTGGTCATCCTGCCCATCACCAGCGGCGACACGGCCTTCCGCAGCGCACGCCTCATCGTGGCCGACGCCCTCAAGCTGAACCAGCGCCCGGTGGCCAAGCGGCTGTACGTAGCCGTGCCGCTCTTCATCATCGGCTACATCATCTCGACCCAGAACTTCTCGATGATCTGGCGCTACTTCGGCTTCGCCAACCAGTGCCTGTCCGCCATGATGCTGTGGACCGCGGCCGTGTACCTTGCCCGCCACGCCAAGCTGCACTGGATCGCCAGCCTGCCGGCGACCTTCATGACCGCCGTGGTCGTGACCTTCATCCTGAATGCACAGATCGGCTTCAACCTGCCCTACAACGTATCGGTCATCGCCGGCATCGTGGCCGCCATTGCGACCATGCTTGCGTTCATGCTCAAGTACGGCATGAATCGCGTGCCCATGGCTGAAGAAGTGCTCGCCAGTGATTCTGCTGATGCATAA
- a CDS encoding LytS/YhcK type 5TM receptor domain-containing protein, which yields MSMDVLFLALLQRVGIIVASAFVLLLITPMHRLGFGFLSQPNRVLSTVLFGALGILGTYAANPVLDSYANLRAMSVITAGLFGGPIVGTGAALIASTHRILIDVGGFSAIPCALATLMEGALAGWLSTRLTDRLNWRAALLLTLAGESVHMLLVLVMSKPFDKALALVELIALPMILINAIGAALFIKAISTAYEYGDRRDSFRAKELLDIANQTVSHLRSGLNRKSAEATARIILAHLPVAAVALTDASRVLAHVGVGSDHHEAGKPLLTRATRTVVAKGKAMYVDTTQGIGCYLKGCPLSQAIIVPLEKGGKVVGSLKLYGDREHRLDRFHVALARGLGRLFSTQVELEDIQINAQLLSQAEIRRLQAQINPHFLFNSLNTIASFTRSQPEKARELILDLASYMRKNLDNARSWVLLDDELAQVAAYLAIEEARFGERLRARVISDPAFGQWPVPPLTIQPLVENAVKHGLQPLEEGGEVIIKICRDGRELSVSISDSGVGMPPGRAEKMLVGNDGNGSEGIGLCNVHARLRTLFGPNYGLRIDSALGKGTTATFRIPPSWAG from the coding sequence ATGAGCATGGACGTCCTCTTCCTTGCCCTCTTGCAGCGCGTGGGCATCATCGTGGCCAGCGCCTTTGTCCTGCTGCTCATCACGCCCATGCATCGCCTGGGCTTCGGATTCCTGTCGCAGCCCAACCGGGTTTTATCGACGGTCCTTTTCGGCGCTCTGGGCATCCTCGGCACCTACGCCGCGAACCCGGTTCTCGATTCTTACGCCAACCTGCGCGCCATGTCGGTCATCACCGCCGGACTCTTCGGGGGACCAATCGTGGGCACGGGCGCGGCTTTAATCGCCTCGACGCATCGCATCCTCATCGATGTCGGCGGGTTCAGCGCAATTCCCTGCGCCTTGGCCACGCTCATGGAAGGCGCCCTGGCCGGCTGGCTGTCCACACGTCTCACGGATCGGCTCAACTGGCGGGCGGCCTTGCTCCTCACGCTCGCCGGCGAGTCGGTGCACATGCTCCTTGTGCTGGTCATGTCCAAGCCGTTCGACAAGGCCCTGGCTCTCGTGGAACTCATCGCCCTGCCCATGATCCTCATCAACGCCATTGGCGCGGCGCTGTTCATCAAGGCCATCTCCACGGCCTACGAGTATGGGGATCGCCGTGATTCCTTCCGCGCCAAGGAACTCCTGGATATCGCCAATCAGACCGTGAGCCACCTGCGCTCGGGGTTGAACCGCAAAAGCGCCGAGGCCACCGCGCGCATCATCCTCGCCCACCTGCCCGTAGCCGCCGTGGCCCTTACGGACGCGAGCCGCGTTCTGGCTCACGTGGGGGTAGGCTCGGATCACCACGAGGCAGGTAAGCCGTTGCTCACCCGCGCAACGCGCACGGTAGTGGCGAAAGGCAAAGCCATGTACGTGGACACGACTCAGGGCATCGGCTGCTATCTTAAAGGCTGTCCGTTGTCGCAGGCCATTATCGTGCCCCTTGAAAAGGGCGGTAAGGTCGTGGGCAGCCTCAAGTTATATGGCGATCGCGAACACCGCCTGGACCGCTTTCACGTGGCGTTGGCCAGGGGGCTGGGGCGACTCTTCTCGACGCAGGTCGAGCTGGAGGACATCCAGATCAATGCCCAGCTTCTGTCTCAGGCCGAGATCCGCAGGCTGCAGGCCCAGATCAATCCGCATTTTCTGTTCAACTCGCTCAATACCATAGCATCCTTTACGCGCTCGCAGCCGGAGAAGGCTCGCGAGCTCATCCTTGATCTGGCCAGCTACATGCGCAAGAACCTGGACAACGCGCGCTCTTGGGTGCTCCTGGACGATGAACTGGCCCAGGTTGCGGCCTATCTGGCCATCGAGGAGGCCCGCTTCGGCGAGCGCCTGCGAGCGCGGGTCATCTCCGATCCCGCTTTTGGGCAATGGCCCGTCCCTCCTTTGACCATCCAGCCGCTCGTGGAGAACGCGGTCAAGCACGGCCTGCAACCTCTGGAAGAGGGCGGTGAGGTCATCATCAAGATATGCCGCGATGGCCGTGAACTTAGCGTGAGCATATCCGACAGTGGTGTGGGCATGCCGCCCGGCCGCGCCGAGAAGATGCTCGTCGGAAATGATGGAAACGGCTCCGAGGGCATTGGCCTGTGCAATGTCCATGCACGCCTGCGCACTCTGTTCGGACCAAACTACGGCCTGCGCATCGACTCGGCCCTGGGCAAGGGAACCACCGCGACTTTCCGCATCCCACCCAGCTGGGCCGGATAG
- a CDS encoding LytR/AlgR family response regulator transcription factor, with amino-acid sequence MDKSGTCPYTLPMTLRCIIADDEPPARDELAWLLSRQEGVELVDSVASATKAMESIHAHAPDVAFVDIHMPGKDGFHVLIEAATMERPPLVVFVTAYDQYAVKAFEENAADYLLKPVSEERLIRTVERLRHKLREHGRPGEDLRRLLATLGLEPQAGPAPIAVERAGRIALLNPKEVFFLRLDARRVMAHTQDAVLPCAGPQTLDRLEERLAPRNFFRVNRAVLVNLGRIREFSPWFNGKYNLIMADRIGTEITVSRSRARSFKERLGLN; translated from the coding sequence ATGGACAAATCCGGCACCTGCCCATACACCTTGCCCATGACATTGCGGTGCATCATAGCAGACGACGAGCCGCCCGCGCGGGACGAGCTGGCTTGGCTCCTGTCGCGCCAGGAAGGCGTCGAGCTCGTGGATAGCGTGGCCTCGGCGACCAAGGCCATGGAGTCCATCCATGCGCACGCTCCCGACGTGGCCTTCGTGGATATTCACATGCCCGGCAAGGACGGCTTTCACGTCCTCATCGAGGCCGCGACCATGGAGCGACCGCCGCTGGTGGTCTTTGTCACCGCTTACGACCAGTATGCGGTCAAGGCCTTCGAGGAAAACGCCGCCGACTACCTGCTCAAGCCTGTCTCGGAAGAGCGTTTGATCAGGACCGTGGAACGCCTGCGTCATAAGCTGCGCGAACACGGCAGGCCTGGGGAAGATCTGCGTAGGCTGCTCGCCACCCTTGGTCTGGAGCCGCAGGCGGGTCCGGCCCCCATAGCCGTGGAGCGCGCCGGGCGCATAGCCTTGTTGAACCCCAAGGAAGTCTTTTTCCTGCGGCTCGATGCCCGCCGCGTTATGGCTCACACGCAGGACGCGGTCTTGCCCTGCGCAGGGCCACAAACCTTGGACCGGCTTGAGGAGCGTTTGGCTCCACGCAATTTTTTTCGCGTCAACCGAGCCGTGCTGGTCAATCTCGGTCGCATCCGTGAATTCTCGCCCTGGTTCAACGGCAAGTACAACCTGATCATGGCCGATCGCATCGGCACCGAGATCACCGTGAGCCGCAGCCGAGCGCGAAGCTTCAAGGAACGGCTCGGACTGAACTGA
- a CDS encoding MBL fold metallo-hydrolase, whose amino-acid sequence MSKTHALKLPSPKGIASDFSRGSVLFVGTATVVIRYAGFTILTDPNFLHAGDHAHLGYGLTSRRLTNPALEIEELPPLDLCLLSHFHGDHFDHIAAERLDKDLPIITTPHATRALRGKGFRNLHSLDTWDSIDVFKGESRLRVTSMPGRHAPGPLAALLPQVMGSMLEFGMEDGMTLYSMYISGDTLLIDELKEIPRRYPDIFLGLFHLGGTKILGLLTVTMDAKQGVEAVRIIHPHTAIPIHYNDYTVFKSPLEDFQRAVEGANLPVEMVYLAHGEAYEFEVPAMQARLRAVGGS is encoded by the coding sequence ATGTCCAAGACTCATGCCCTGAAACTCCCCTCGCCCAAGGGCATCGCGTCTGACTTCTCCCGTGGTTCCGTGCTCTTCGTGGGCACCGCCACGGTCGTTATCCGCTACGCCGGCTTCACCATCCTCACGGACCCGAACTTCCTCCATGCCGGCGACCACGCGCACCTGGGCTATGGCCTGACCTCCAGGCGTCTGACCAACCCGGCCCTGGAGATTGAGGAGTTGCCGCCCCTGGATCTATGCCTTCTCTCCCACTTCCATGGCGACCATTTCGATCACATTGCTGCCGAGCGCCTGGACAAGGACCTGCCCATCATCACCACACCCCACGCAACGCGGGCTTTGCGCGGCAAGGGCTTTCGCAACCTGCACAGCCTGGATACCTGGGATTCGATCGACGTGTTCAAAGGCGAATCCCGCCTGCGCGTAACCTCCATGCCCGGCAGGCACGCACCCGGGCCGCTGGCCGCCCTGCTCCCGCAGGTCATGGGCAGCATGCTTGAATTCGGAATGGAGGACGGCATGACCCTCTACAGCATGTACATCTCCGGCGACACGCTGCTCATCGACGAGCTCAAGGAGATACCGAGGCGCTACCCGGACATCTTCCTTGGGCTGTTCCACCTGGGCGGGACGAAGATCCTGGGGCTGCTCACGGTGACCATGGACGCCAAGCAGGGCGTGGAGGCCGTGCGCATCATCCACCCGCACACGGCCATCCCCATCCACTACAACGACTACACGGTCTTCAAGTCGCCCCTGGAGGACTTCCAACGCGCCGTGGAGGGGGCGAACCTGCCCGTGGAGATGGTCTATCTGGCTCACGGCGAGGCCTACGAGTTCGAGGTGCCGGCCATGCAGGCCAGGCTTCGGGCGGTGGGTGGAAGCTGA
- a CDS encoding methyl-accepting chemotaxis protein, translating to MLRNLSIKLRLLLILGSMLLFTVGLLAYFIDDIHDVSEMCMTELSEVMVKGQREKVQVAVHSMAISLGAVLSGIEDEARQLEAIKRITKDIRFEEDDSGYYFAYKGTTAVSVPAKTSVEGKDLKDAKDANGVYYVSEMARGAREGGRFVEYIFDKPGKGLQPKLAYTEMIPGTEFMIGTGVYIDNVQETKSALAQRIADLVNSNLLVSVSAIAAIFLLVLTPLALVVSRSIIKPIMAARNTAHRISDGDFSVRLAASGRDEVTELEASLNEMAATLQSNAKEIQDKTQLAEMMADDARKAADEAIEAKRQADLARRQGIGEAVDGLTGIVSRLTVASEELAAQTAESAKSTDLQRERIAQTATATEQMNASVLEVARSASEAAQNADQAKGRAQTGSEVVTRTIAAIDNVKRQSERMKASIDTLGKQAEGIGRIMNVITDIADQTNLLALNAAIEAARAGEAGRGFAVVADEVRKLAEKTMTATKEVGAAISAIQDGTRKNIEAMESAGQAVHDSTALADEAGRALQEILKLVESSADQVRNIATASEEQSASSEQISRSTDEINALSDEAAEAMAQATRAVSELANLSSDLMRVIESMREQAADSRERS from the coding sequence ATGCTACGCAATTTGTCGATCAAGCTCAGGCTGTTGCTCATTCTGGGCTCGATGCTTTTGTTCACTGTCGGCCTCCTGGCCTATTTCATCGATGACATACATGACGTCAGCGAAATGTGCATGACGGAATTGTCCGAGGTCATGGTCAAGGGCCAAAGGGAAAAGGTCCAGGTGGCCGTGCATTCCATGGCCATCTCGCTTGGCGCGGTGCTCTCCGGGATCGAGGACGAGGCGAGGCAGCTGGAGGCCATCAAGCGGATCACCAAGGACATCCGCTTCGAAGAAGACGATTCCGGATACTATTTTGCCTACAAGGGAACCACGGCGGTCTCGGTCCCTGCCAAGACCTCGGTTGAGGGCAAGGACCTCAAGGATGCAAAGGATGCAAACGGCGTTTATTATGTGAGCGAAATGGCCAGGGGCGCCAGGGAAGGCGGCCGCTTCGTCGAGTACATCTTCGACAAGCCCGGCAAGGGCCTGCAACCCAAGCTCGCCTACACTGAAATGATCCCCGGAACCGAGTTCATGATCGGCACGGGTGTCTATATCGACAATGTGCAGGAGACGAAATCCGCCCTCGCGCAACGCATCGCAGACTTGGTCAACTCGAACCTCCTCGTCTCGGTTTCGGCCATAGCCGCCATCTTCCTGCTCGTCCTCACGCCTCTGGCGCTGGTGGTCTCGCGGTCGATAATCAAGCCGATCATGGCCGCCAGGAATACCGCCCACAGGATATCGGACGGCGATTTCAGTGTGCGGCTTGCGGCCTCGGGCCGGGATGAGGTGACCGAGCTCGAGGCTTCCCTGAACGAGATGGCCGCGACATTGCAGAGCAACGCCAAGGAGATTCAGGACAAGACCCAGCTTGCCGAAATGATGGCCGACGATGCCCGCAAGGCGGCCGATGAGGCCATCGAGGCGAAGAGACAGGCGGATCTCGCCAGACGGCAGGGCATTGGCGAGGCCGTGGACGGGCTGACGGGCATCGTGTCCAGGCTTACGGTCGCATCCGAGGAGCTCGCCGCGCAGACTGCCGAGTCCGCCAAGAGCACGGATCTCCAGCGCGAGCGCATCGCGCAGACCGCCACCGCGACCGAGCAGATGAACGCTTCGGTGCTCGAGGTCGCCAGAAGCGCGTCCGAAGCCGCTCAGAATGCCGATCAGGCCAAGGGCCGGGCCCAGACCGGATCCGAGGTCGTGACCAGGACCATCGCGGCGATCGACAATGTCAAACGCCAGTCCGAGCGCATGAAGGCTTCCATCGACACGCTCGGCAAGCAGGCCGAGGGCATCGGCCGGATCATGAACGTGATCACCGACATCGCGGACCAGACCAACCTGCTGGCCCTCAACGCGGCCATCGAGGCGGCCCGGGCCGGGGAGGCCGGACGGGGTTTCGCCGTGGTTGCCGACGAGGTGCGCAAGCTGGCCGAGAAGACCATGACCGCGACCAAGGAAGTCGGCGCGGCCATTTCGGCCATTCAGGATGGTACCCGCAAGAACATCGAGGCCATGGAGAGTGCCGGGCAGGCAGTGCATGACAGCACCGCCCTGGCCGACGAAGCCGGCAGGGCCCTGCAGGAAATCCTCAAGCTCGTGGAATCCTCGGCCGACCAGGTGCGCAACATCGCCACCGCATCCGAGGAGCAGTCCGCCTCGAGCGAACAGATCTCGCGCTCCACGGATGAGATCAACGCCCTCTCGGACGAGGCCGCCGAGGCCATGGCCCAGGCCACAAGGGCAGTATCCGAACTCGCCAACCTGTCCAGCGACCTCATGCGCGTGATCGAATCCATGCGCGAGCAGGCCGCCGACTCGAGAGAAAGGTCATGA
- a CDS encoding chemotaxis protein CheW: MTTLATRTAEHRDELLQLVTFSIAEEEFGVEILLVKEIIRPMSVTKVPNAPVFVEGVINLRGQVIPIIDLRKRFGLATSKLDKNTRIIVVEMSRMRVGFVVDAVSEVLRISAGTVEPPPAMVAGVESEFIKGVGKLDSHLLILLDLEKLFTSMEQRQLARL, from the coding sequence ATGACCACACTGGCAACGCGCACAGCAGAACACAGGGACGAGCTCCTGCAGCTCGTCACCTTCTCCATCGCCGAAGAGGAGTTCGGGGTCGAGATCCTCCTGGTGAAGGAGATCATCCGGCCCATGAGCGTCACCAAGGTGCCCAACGCACCCGTCTTCGTGGAGGGCGTAATCAACCTGCGCGGCCAGGTCATTCCGATCATCGACCTGCGCAAGCGGTTCGGCCTGGCCACTTCCAAGCTCGACAAGAACACGCGCATCATCGTCGTGGAGATGAGCCGTATGCGGGTCGGCTTCGTGGTCGATGCCGTGAGCGAGGTGCTGCGCATATCCGCCGGCACGGTCGAGCCGCCGCCGGCCATGGTTGCAGGAGTCGAATCCGAGTTCATCAAAGGCGTGGGCAAGCTGGACAGTCACCTGCTGATCCTGCTCGACCTCGAGAAGCTGTTCACGTCCATGGAGCAGCGGCAGCTGGCCCGGTTGTGA